Proteins from a single region of Bogoriella caseilytica:
- a CDS encoding Crp/Fnr family transcriptional regulator gives MQHNVVGNIPLFEALEDQDKAELRALMTETTVRRGETLFTEGDPGDRLYIIVEGKMKLGHTAPDGRENLLAVLGPGELLGELTLFDPGPRSGTATAVGLTELLSLEHDALMGFIERRPALAKHMLRELARRLKRTNEALADLVFSDVPGRVAKALLDLAERFGKQTDQGVHVPHDLTQEELAQLVGASRETVNKSLAEFVHRGWIRLEGRAVLLLDVERLKRRAR, from the coding sequence GTGCAGCACAACGTCGTCGGGAATATCCCGCTCTTCGAAGCCCTGGAAGACCAGGACAAGGCAGAGCTCCGGGCGCTGATGACCGAGACGACCGTGCGCCGAGGCGAGACCCTCTTCACCGAGGGCGACCCGGGCGACCGGCTCTACATCATCGTCGAGGGCAAGATGAAGCTCGGTCACACCGCTCCGGACGGCCGCGAGAACCTCCTCGCGGTGCTCGGCCCCGGCGAACTGCTGGGCGAGCTGACCCTCTTCGACCCGGGCCCGCGCTCGGGCACCGCGACCGCCGTCGGGCTCACTGAACTCCTCAGCCTCGAGCACGACGCTCTGATGGGCTTCATCGAGCGACGCCCCGCGCTGGCCAAGCACATGCTGCGGGAACTGGCCCGCCGTCTCAAGCGCACGAACGAGGCGCTGGCCGACCTGGTCTTCTCCGACGTGCCCGGCCGCGTGGCCAAGGCACTGCTGGACCTGGCCGAGCGTTTCGGCAAGCAGACCGACCAGGGCGTGCACGTGCCGCACGACCTCACCCAGGAGGAACTGGCCCAGCTGGTGGGGGCCTCCCGCGAAACGGTGAACAAGTCGCTCGCCGAGTTCGTGCACCGTGGCTGGATCCGGCTGGAGGGCCGCGCAGTGCTGTTGCTGGACGTCGAGCGCCTCAAGCGCCGCGCTCGCTGA
- the nth gene encoding endonuclease III, with product MQTDGETGRRASPGAQATGPPDAAASPPAAEIEVPAWSVEPPAIRAKRPRTRKAARGHVLEVDERLAAQHPDARCALDFTTPLELLVATVLSAQTTDKRVNQVTPELFSRYPDAGAYAAASREDLEEILRPLGFFRAKAASLQGLGAALVAEHGGEVPADQSALVALPGVGRKTANVVLGDAFGIPGLTVDTHVGRLSRRLGWTREQDPVKVERDLAEVIPQERWTMTGHRLIFHGRRVCHSRRPACGACVLADLCPSYEGELGA from the coding sequence ATGCAAACGGACGGCGAAACAGGGCGGCGCGCGAGCCCGGGAGCACAGGCCACCGGCCCTCCTGATGCCGCCGCCTCCCCGCCAGCCGCAGAGATCGAGGTCCCCGCCTGGTCGGTGGAGCCGCCAGCCATCCGTGCCAAGCGGCCCCGCACCCGCAAGGCGGCACGGGGTCATGTCCTCGAGGTGGACGAACGTCTGGCGGCGCAGCACCCGGACGCCCGGTGCGCGTTGGACTTCACCACGCCACTGGAACTGCTGGTGGCCACGGTGCTCTCCGCCCAGACCACCGACAAGCGTGTCAATCAGGTCACCCCCGAGCTGTTCTCCCGCTATCCCGACGCCGGCGCCTACGCGGCAGCCTCACGGGAAGACCTTGAGGAGATTCTCCGCCCGCTCGGGTTCTTCCGCGCCAAGGCGGCCTCCCTGCAGGGTCTGGGCGCGGCCTTGGTGGCCGAGCACGGTGGCGAGGTGCCGGCCGACCAGAGCGCCCTGGTGGCACTGCCCGGCGTGGGCCGCAAGACCGCCAACGTGGTGCTCGGCGACGCCTTCGGCATTCCCGGCCTCACGGTGGACACCCACGTGGGCCGGCTCTCCCGGCGTCTGGGCTGGACCCGGGAGCAGGATCCGGTCAAGGTCGAGCGGGACCTCGCCGAGGTGATCCCGCAGGAGCGCTGGACCATGACCGGCCACAGACTGATCTTCCACGGACGGCGGGTGTGTCACTCCCGCCGTCCGGCCTGCGGAGCCTGCGTGCTGGCCGACCTGTGTCCCTCCTACGAGGGGGAACTGGGCGCCTGA
- the acs gene encoding acetate--CoA ligase → MSAQPEPHTAETFPPSADFAAQANATADLYQAAEGDREAFWAGQARDLLDWAQPFTETLDFSGAPVARWFGDGRLNAAYNAVDRHVAAGLGDRVAIHFEGEPGDSQALTYAELQERVSRAANALTELGVATGDRVAIYLPMIPEAVIAMLACARIGAPHSVIFGGFSAEALYSRIVDAEAKVVITADGGYRRGKPSALKPAVDDALAKGTPVEHVLVVERTGQEVSWTEGRDVRWNEALEAASPEHTPVDVEAEHPLFILYTSGTTGKPKGILHTTGGYLTQAAYTHRNVFDLKPESDVYFCTADIGWITGHTYVTYGPLLNGATQVIYEGTPDTPEKDRWWQIVAKYGVTILYTAPTAIRAAMKWGEEFPARNDLSSLRVLGSVGEPINPEAWRWYRRVIGAGTTPVVDTWWQTETGGIMITPLPGVTAAKPGSAQRPLPGVSAEILDDNGQPVPDGGSGYLVLTEPWPGMLRGIWGDMQRFTDTYWSRFPGRYFAGDGARKDNDGDIWVLGRVDDVMNVSGHRLSTAEIESALVSHPAVAEAAVVGATDEDTGQAVVAFVILHGDAGKGETEELMAELRGHVAKEISPIAKPRSIQAVPELPKTRSGKIMRRLLRDLAEGREAGDATTLADTTVMEKIMQGLKR, encoded by the coding sequence ATGTCCGCACAGCCCGAACCCCACACCGCGGAGACCTTCCCACCCAGCGCCGATTTCGCCGCACAGGCCAATGCCACGGCGGATCTCTACCAGGCGGCCGAGGGAGACCGGGAGGCCTTCTGGGCGGGCCAGGCGCGGGATCTGCTGGACTGGGCGCAGCCCTTCACCGAGACCCTGGACTTCTCCGGCGCCCCGGTGGCGCGCTGGTTCGGCGACGGCCGGTTGAACGCGGCCTACAACGCCGTCGATCGCCACGTGGCCGCCGGGCTCGGCGACCGCGTCGCCATCCACTTCGAAGGGGAGCCCGGCGACTCCCAGGCCCTCACCTATGCCGAGTTGCAGGAGCGGGTCTCGCGCGCAGCCAATGCGCTGACCGAGCTGGGCGTCGCTACCGGCGACCGGGTGGCCATCTACCTGCCCATGATCCCCGAGGCGGTCATCGCGATGCTCGCCTGCGCACGTATCGGCGCGCCGCACTCGGTGATCTTCGGCGGCTTCTCCGCCGAGGCGCTGTACTCCCGCATCGTCGACGCCGAGGCGAAGGTGGTGATCACCGCCGACGGCGGCTACCGGCGCGGCAAGCCCTCGGCGCTCAAGCCGGCCGTGGACGACGCCCTGGCCAAGGGCACCCCGGTCGAGCACGTGCTCGTCGTGGAACGCACCGGGCAGGAGGTCTCCTGGACCGAGGGCCGCGACGTGCGCTGGAACGAGGCACTGGAAGCGGCAAGCCCCGAGCACACCCCGGTCGACGTCGAGGCCGAGCACCCGCTGTTCATCCTCTACACCTCCGGGACCACCGGGAAGCCCAAGGGCATCCTGCACACCACCGGTGGCTACCTCACCCAGGCCGCCTACACCCACCGCAATGTCTTCGACCTCAAGCCAGAATCGGACGTCTACTTCTGCACCGCCGACATCGGGTGGATCACCGGGCACACCTATGTCACTTACGGCCCGCTGCTCAACGGCGCCACCCAGGTGATCTACGAGGGCACACCTGACACCCCCGAGAAGGACCGCTGGTGGCAGATCGTGGCGAAATACGGCGTCACGATCCTGTACACCGCCCCGACCGCGATCCGTGCGGCGATGAAGTGGGGCGAGGAGTTCCCCGCCCGCAACGACCTCTCCTCCCTGCGGGTGCTCGGCTCGGTCGGGGAGCCCATCAATCCCGAGGCCTGGCGCTGGTACCGGCGCGTGATCGGCGCCGGCACCACCCCCGTGGTGGACACCTGGTGGCAGACCGAGACCGGCGGCATCATGATCACCCCGCTCCCGGGAGTCACCGCCGCGAAACCCGGTTCCGCGCAGCGCCCGCTCCCCGGGGTGAGCGCCGAGATCCTCGACGACAACGGCCAGCCCGTGCCGGACGGTGGCTCCGGTTACCTGGTGCTCACTGAGCCGTGGCCGGGCATGCTGCGCGGCATCTGGGGCGACATGCAGCGCTTCACCGACACCTACTGGTCGCGTTTCCCGGGCCGGTACTTCGCCGGTGACGGTGCCCGCAAGGACAACGACGGTGACATCTGGGTGCTTGGCCGCGTGGACGACGTCATGAACGTCTCCGGCCACCGCCTCTCCACCGCCGAGATCGAATCGGCGCTCGTCTCCCACCCCGCGGTGGCCGAAGCCGCCGTGGTGGGTGCCACCGACGAGGACACCGGTCAAGCCGTGGTGGCCTTCGTGATCCTGCACGGGGACGCCGGCAAGGGCGAGACCGAGGAGCTCATGGCTGAGCTGCGCGGGCATGTGGCCAAGGAGATCAGCCCCATCGCCAAGCCTCGCTCGATCCAGGCCGTGCCCGAGCTGCCGAAGACCCGCTCGGGCAAGATCATGCGCCGCCTGCTGCGTGACCTCGCCGAGGGCCGGGAGGCCGGGGATGCCACCACGCTGGCTGACACCACCGTGATGGAGAAGATCATGCAGGGGCTCAAGCGCTGA
- the ssd gene encoding septum site-determining protein Ssd encodes MTTTGLLLDRPAAGAALRGADAELAVRVARLAELAGIELAMLSLTDPAPPVAVLLDALPGGQVQITLDPGRAAAAEAALPATVTIPGEEARLLDALVVAALPFRARTVGVLAAHGGAGASSLAAALARAATVVGMATALVDLDPGGGGLDVLLGIEFDPGRRWADVRAERGAFLAERLALTLPAWHLVRVLSGDRRGGADVSDLAVRSAVRALGQGHDLIVLDLPRQVLAPGQAREVWLDRCDDLVLLSRGGVRAGAATMAAAELAGAGPEVHLVVRSAQRHARDVAELAGLPLAGVMGTERSLNADVDHGLRPGDRRRGPLMTCARALVADLELDR; translated from the coding sequence ATGACCACCACCGGACTCTTGCTGGACCGTCCTGCTGCCGGAGCCGCCCTGCGCGGCGCCGATGCCGAGCTTGCGGTCAGGGTTGCCCGGCTGGCGGAGCTGGCCGGGATCGAGCTGGCCATGCTCAGTCTCACCGACCCCGCCCCACCGGTGGCGGTCCTGCTGGATGCGCTCCCGGGCGGTCAGGTGCAGATCACCCTCGACCCCGGCCGTGCCGCCGCGGCAGAAGCGGCGCTGCCGGCCACGGTGACGATTCCTGGCGAGGAGGCCCGCCTCCTCGATGCGCTGGTGGTGGCGGCTCTGCCTTTCCGGGCGCGCACCGTGGGAGTGCTGGCGGCGCATGGCGGAGCCGGGGCCTCCTCCCTCGCGGCAGCGCTGGCTCGCGCGGCCACGGTGGTGGGGATGGCCACCGCACTGGTGGACCTCGATCCCGGCGGCGGTGGCCTGGACGTGCTGCTTGGGATCGAGTTCGATCCGGGCCGCCGCTGGGCCGATGTGCGTGCGGAACGCGGCGCCTTCCTAGCCGAACGGCTCGCGCTCACTCTCCCGGCCTGGCATCTGGTGCGCGTGCTCTCCGGTGATCGCCGTGGCGGTGCGGATGTCTCCGACCTGGCCGTCCGCTCAGCAGTGCGGGCCCTGGGCCAGGGGCATGACTTGATCGTCCTCGATCTCCCACGCCAGGTTCTCGCCCCGGGCCAGGCGCGCGAGGTGTGGCTTGATCGCTGCGACGACCTCGTGCTTCTCAGCCGCGGCGGGGTCCGCGCCGGCGCGGCCACGATGGCCGCCGCTGAGCTGGCCGGAGCGGGGCCGGAGGTGCATCTGGTAGTCCGCTCCGCCCAGCGGCATGCCCGCGATGTCGCCGAGCTTGCTGGCCTGCCCCTGGCGGGGGTCATGGGTACTGAACGCAGTCTGAATGCCGATGTCGATCACGGCTTGCGCCCCGGTGACCGGCGCCGTGGACCTTTGATGACCTGCGCACGTGCCCTGGTGGCGGACTTGGAGCTGGACCGATGA
- a CDS encoding TadA family conjugal transfer-associated ATPase, translating into MSAPVDDAVARVRRRLAEGADLTSALSSTGDVGAGELLETAERVHAATHGGGPVQALLDDPAVTDVLVNGGNGVWVDRGQGMERTPLTLDAPAARGLATRLAAASGRRLDDASPIVDGTLPGGTRLHAVLPPLGAEGALISLRTHRQTAMTLEDLVAAGTVPRALEPVVRALVSSRANVLISGATGSGKTTLLAALLSLAGHGERLICIEESAELRPDHPHVVHLQVRRANVQQAGEVALAELVRAAMRMRPDRLVLGECRGAEVREVLTALNTGHDGGWATVHANTVREVPARLVALGALAGMSEQTTAAQAVAAVDAVIHLRRGGDGTRRMEQIGVLERTGAELACREAVIHREGQVRSGPAWEVLARRLGLDNRLDP; encoded by the coding sequence ATGAGCGCGCCGGTCGATGACGCGGTCGCCCGCGTGCGCCGCCGGCTGGCTGAGGGTGCTGATCTCACGAGTGCCCTGTCCAGCACGGGCGACGTCGGGGCGGGAGAACTCCTCGAGACCGCTGAACGGGTGCATGCCGCCACGCACGGCGGCGGACCCGTGCAAGCACTCCTGGATGACCCAGCGGTGACCGACGTGCTGGTCAACGGTGGCAACGGCGTCTGGGTGGATCGGGGCCAGGGTATGGAACGCACTCCGCTCACCCTCGATGCTCCGGCCGCCCGGGGACTGGCCACCCGGCTGGCCGCGGCTTCGGGGCGCCGGCTCGACGACGCCAGCCCGATCGTCGATGGCACCTTGCCCGGCGGCACCCGGTTGCACGCCGTGTTGCCGCCACTGGGTGCTGAGGGAGCGCTGATCTCCTTGCGCACCCACCGGCAGACGGCTATGACGCTGGAGGACCTGGTGGCCGCCGGCACCGTGCCCCGCGCGCTTGAGCCCGTTGTCCGTGCGTTGGTGAGCAGTCGCGCCAATGTGTTGATCTCCGGCGCCACCGGGTCCGGGAAGACCACCTTGCTGGCCGCCCTGCTCTCCCTGGCAGGGCACGGCGAGCGGCTTATCTGCATCGAGGAGTCCGCGGAGCTGCGACCTGATCATCCCCATGTGGTGCACCTGCAGGTGCGGCGCGCGAATGTGCAGCAAGCCGGCGAGGTGGCTCTGGCCGAACTCGTGCGAGCCGCTATGCGGATGCGACCGGATCGCCTGGTTCTCGGTGAGTGCCGGGGGGCGGAGGTACGTGAGGTGCTGACCGCGTTGAACACCGGCCACGACGGCGGTTGGGCGACGGTCCACGCCAACACTGTCCGAGAGGTCCCCGCCCGGCTCGTGGCCCTGGGCGCGCTCGCGGGCATGAGTGAGCAGACCACCGCCGCCCAGGCAGTTGCAGCCGTGGACGCCGTGATCCACCTCCGGCGCGGAGGCGATGGTACGCGGCGGATGGAGCAGATCGGGGTGCTGGAGCGCACCGGCGCTGAGCTGGCCTGCCGTGAAGCTGTGATCCACCGCGAGGGGCAGGTCCGCAGCGGCCCGGCGTGGGAGGTGCTCGCCCGGCGGCTCGGCCTCGACAACCGCCTCGATCCGTGA
- a CDS encoding DUF4244 domain-containing protein, which produces MTVHGRPGRRHAAITRPAQRRAVLIRRWRAIRSAEEGIATAEYALVMVAAAALAGVLLLVIRSPMVQQAIEGIISSVFTA; this is translated from the coding sequence GTGACTGTCCACGGCCGCCCTGGAAGACGCCACGCTGCCATCACCCGCCCCGCCCAGCGGCGCGCTGTGCTGATCCGCCGCTGGCGGGCGATCCGTTCCGCGGAGGAAGGCATCGCCACCGCCGAGTACGCGCTGGTCATGGTGGCGGCCGCCGCCCTCGCCGGCGTACTGCTGCTGGTGATCCGCTCGCCAATGGTGCAGCAGGCCATCGAGGGCATCATCTCAAGCGTATTCACCGCCTGA
- a CDS encoding TadE family type IV pilus minor pilin: MTAVCPADDQCARRARPLRECAPRAHRVRWRRCSAHRTRSLRRRPAPGGERGAATAEFALALPAVVTVLVAVLLVASASLTQVRVADAARAGARAVALGEIESDVRSLAVAIAGDSAEIGIGRAGEFVEVTVARPVPGPLGWIDVTARAQAVARPEPGS, encoded by the coding sequence ATGACCGCCGTTTGCCCCGCGGACGACCAGTGTGCCCGACGTGCTCGGCCTTTGCGGGAGTGCGCGCCCCGGGCACACCGCGTCCGGTGGCGCCGCTGCTCCGCCCACCGCACCCGCTCACTGCGACGGCGCCCGGCGCCCGGTGGCGAACGCGGTGCGGCGACGGCGGAGTTCGCCCTCGCCCTGCCGGCTGTGGTCACCGTGCTGGTGGCGGTCCTGCTGGTGGCATCGGCCTCGCTCACCCAGGTGCGGGTGGCGGATGCTGCACGGGCCGGAGCCCGTGCGGTGGCCCTGGGTGAGATCGAGAGTGACGTCCGCTCGCTTGCGGTCGCCATCGCGGGGGACAGCGCCGAAATCGGCATCGGGCGTGCCGGCGAGTTCGTGGAGGTCACGGTCGCCCGTCCGGTGCCGGGACCCTTGGGGTGGATCGACGTCACCGCACGCGCGCAGGCGGTTGCGCGGCCCGAACCCGGCTCATGA
- a CDS encoding Rv3654c family TadE-like protein — protein MTHALARGDRGSGTVLAVALVGVLAACALAVASVGAAVDARGRAQAAADLAALAAASSLYEIGGPDPCVVAAQLAQLNSAELRSCTVRGHEVEVTATVTAQLPGRLAAHVEAQARAGPA, from the coding sequence ATGACGCACGCCCTCGCCCGCGGGGACCGTGGCTCCGGCACGGTCCTTGCCGTGGCCCTCGTGGGCGTCCTGGCCGCCTGTGCGCTCGCGGTCGCCTCGGTTGGTGCGGCTGTTGATGCCCGCGGGCGAGCGCAGGCCGCCGCCGATCTGGCCGCCCTGGCGGCCGCGAGCAGCCTGTACGAGATCGGCGGACCCGACCCGTGCGTGGTGGCCGCTCAGCTCGCGCAGCTCAATAGCGCGGAACTGCGATCCTGCACGGTCCGCGGACACGAGGTGGAGGTCACCGCCACCGTGACCGCGCAGCTCCCGGGCCGTCTTGCGGCACACGTGGAGGCACAGGCACGCGCCGGCCCGGCCTGA
- a CDS encoding DEAD/DEAH box helicase, whose protein sequence is MSAFAPPDLLGLLRSLGEPDGRLLHVETTPARPARTAPWPAWADSALVAGYREMGVAEPWTHQVQAADALRAGRHTVIATGTGSGKSLAAWLPALTAVREAAGTSGSIAALQRRPTTLYLSPTKALSADQLAGLERLLGSAGVRDVRAATCDGDTPLQERDWVREHADVVLTNPDFVHFSLLPGHRRWVRLLQGLRYVVLDECHAYRGVLGAHVALIVRRVLRLARSFGAEPVVLAASATTADPAQTAARLIGVPPAALEVVTEDSAPAGRRTLVLWQPRLSRSFSPEDDDPWLLPEVGQTGDPIGGDSPVDGDPAPRRSAASEAAELVADLVAAGARTMAFVRSRAGAEALAGHIREHLRGHGEQGAALAERVAAYRGGYLPEERRELERALRRGDLLGLATTNALELGVDIAGLDAVVISGWPGTRVSLRQQAGRAGRAGSDGVAVFIAGEDALETYVAHHPEALQGLEATTFDPANPYVLAPHLCAAAQELPLTGPDLALFGLPDETLLEELAHRGLLRRRPTGWFWDISRPERPHDLADLRGSGPRPVQIVEAGTGSVLGTVDGARADSSVHPGAIYLHQGRSFLVEQLEDDVAVVHAAPEAAYRTRARTSSQVRILHQREEASWGEGITWHAGDVEVTSQVTGYERRMLPGMEIVGTYPLERPERVLRTTAVWWTLPEESCTAVSVGKDVLPGALHAAEHASIALLPLLATCDRWDIGGLSTALHHQTAQPTVFVYDGFAGGAGFAERGFRMAEQWIRDTRAAIASCACAHGCPSCVQSPKCGNGNSPLDKRGALRLLALLERSAR, encoded by the coding sequence GTGTCCGCCTTCGCGCCGCCCGACCTCCTGGGGCTCCTGCGTTCCCTCGGGGAGCCCGACGGGCGTTTGCTCCATGTGGAGACCACTCCGGCGCGACCGGCCCGCACGGCGCCGTGGCCTGCCTGGGCCGACTCCGCGCTGGTGGCCGGTTACCGCGAGATGGGGGTGGCGGAGCCCTGGACCCACCAGGTTCAGGCCGCAGACGCATTACGAGCCGGCCGGCACACGGTGATCGCCACCGGAACCGGCTCCGGGAAGTCCCTGGCGGCATGGCTGCCCGCTCTGACCGCGGTGCGTGAGGCGGCGGGCACCTCCGGCTCCATCGCCGCCCTCCAGCGCCGGCCCACCACGCTCTACCTCTCCCCGACCAAGGCGCTCTCGGCGGACCAGCTCGCCGGGCTCGAGCGCCTGCTCGGCTCCGCCGGCGTCCGTGACGTCCGGGCCGCGACCTGTGACGGCGACACCCCCCTGCAGGAGCGGGACTGGGTCCGAGAGCACGCTGACGTGGTGCTCACCAACCCCGATTTTGTGCACTTCTCCCTCCTGCCCGGGCACCGCCGCTGGGTGCGGCTGCTCCAGGGCCTGCGCTACGTGGTGCTGGACGAGTGCCATGCCTATCGAGGTGTGCTCGGAGCGCATGTGGCCTTGATCGTGCGCCGCGTGCTGCGCCTGGCCCGTTCCTTCGGGGCCGAGCCGGTGGTGCTCGCCGCCTCGGCCACCACCGCCGACCCCGCGCAGACCGCCGCGCGGCTCATCGGCGTACCCCCGGCGGCCCTCGAGGTGGTCACTGAGGACTCCGCTCCGGCGGGCCGGCGCACCCTCGTGCTCTGGCAACCGCGCCTGAGCCGCTCTTTCTCCCCCGAGGACGACGACCCCTGGCTGCTGCCCGAGGTGGGGCAGACCGGTGACCCGATCGGCGGTGATTCTCCGGTCGACGGCGATCCCGCGCCGCGGCGCTCCGCTGCCTCCGAGGCCGCGGAACTCGTCGCGGACCTGGTCGCTGCCGGGGCCCGCACCATGGCCTTCGTGCGCTCGCGTGCCGGCGCGGAGGCACTGGCCGGGCACATCCGCGAGCACCTCCGCGGCCACGGCGAGCAGGGGGCGGCCCTGGCAGAGCGCGTGGCGGCCTACCGTGGGGGCTACCTGCCCGAAGAGCGCCGTGAGCTGGAGCGGGCGCTGCGCCGCGGGGATCTGCTCGGCCTGGCCACCACGAATGCGCTGGAGCTGGGGGTCGACATCGCCGGGCTCGACGCGGTGGTCATCAGCGGATGGCCTGGCACGCGGGTCTCCCTGCGCCAGCAGGCCGGCCGGGCCGGCCGCGCCGGGTCAGACGGCGTGGCCGTGTTCATAGCCGGTGAGGACGCGCTGGAGACCTATGTGGCACATCATCCGGAAGCGCTGCAGGGCTTGGAGGCCACCACCTTCGACCCGGCGAACCCCTACGTGCTGGCACCTCACCTGTGCGCCGCGGCCCAGGAGCTTCCCCTCACCGGCCCGGATCTCGCGCTCTTCGGCCTGCCGGACGAGACGCTGCTCGAGGAGCTGGCGCACCGCGGCTTGCTCCGCCGTCGGCCCACGGGGTGGTTCTGGGACATCTCCCGGCCCGAGCGCCCCCACGACCTCGCCGACCTGCGCGGCTCCGGCCCCCGACCGGTGCAGATCGTGGAGGCCGGCACCGGTTCCGTGCTGGGCACCGTGGATGGCGCACGCGCCGACTCCAGCGTTCACCCGGGAGCGATCTACCTCCACCAGGGCCGCAGTTTCCTGGTGGAGCAACTCGAGGACGACGTGGCGGTGGTGCACGCCGCACCGGAGGCCGCCTACCGCACGCGGGCGCGCACTTCCTCGCAGGTGCGGATCCTGCACCAGCGCGAGGAGGCCTCCTGGGGTGAGGGCATCACCTGGCACGCCGGCGACGTCGAGGTCACCAGCCAGGTCACCGGTTACGAGCGGCGGATGCTTCCGGGCATGGAGATCGTGGGGACCTATCCCCTCGAGCGACCGGAACGCGTGCTGCGCACGACTGCCGTGTGGTGGACCCTGCCGGAGGAGAGCTGCACGGCGGTGAGCGTGGGCAAGGACGTCCTACCAGGTGCGCTGCACGCGGCCGAGCACGCCTCGATCGCATTGCTGCCGCTGCTGGCCACCTGCGACCGGTGGGATATCGGCGGCCTTTCGACCGCGCTGCACCACCAGACCGCACAGCCCACGGTCTTCGTCTACGACGGCTTCGCCGGTGGCGCCGGCTTCGCCGAACGGGGCTTCCGGATGGCGGAGCAGTGGATCCGCGACACCCGGGCCGCGATTGCCTCCTGCGCGTGCGCTCATGGCTGCCCCTCATGCGTGCAGTCACCGAAGTGCGGGAACGGCAACTCGCCCTTGGACAAGCGCGGCGCGCTGCGCCTGCTGGCGCTGCTGGAGCGTTCCGCGCGCTGA